The window ATAGGTATTATTGAACTAAAAGAAGGGCTGGTAAATCAAAAAATTGAAAAAATAATTGATGATTTCTCGAAAACTCAATGTGAATATATGCTATATTTAGCTACCAAAGATGAAAATGAAAAATTTCATAAACAATTTGATAGATACATAAAACAACAAAGAATTATTTATGAAACAATAAATACAATAAATACTGGTAAAGGCGTTGATAACGCCACTGGAATGAATATATCAATACCCAATGACGTTTTCGAAGTAGAAAGTTTTGATCAAGAGATAAACAAAATGCTTATGGAGACAAACAAGAAAAACTACTCAATACGGGTAATAGATGATTGTCTCTTAGTTGGAGTATATAATAATATTCGTCTCTTAGGGATGGTAAAGGCTTTTATAGAATGGGTTAGGGGGTTAAAAATAGAGTTTCCAATTATTAATTTTGCTAATTCATTAAGAGTTCCAGCTGTTTTCCCAATATTCCTTCATCCATTTTCTTTGGAAGATAAAATAAAAATTGTTAATAGTGAGAAGACAATTTTAATGTGTTTGGATATAGAGAAATGGCTTAAACAGATGAGTGAATATGGAATAACACATAAAATTTTATCAAAGAAAGAAACCGCACATATTAACAGTAATTCTGATATTAAGGCCTTCGAATACAAAGGACAGGCAATAGAAATTACATATGAAGGGACTAGTGGGCTATTATATGATAGTATTTTCTCAAGGATGTTCTATGAGTTGACCAAACCTAAAAGTTTGATAAAATTTTTAATCCATATGCGAAAAGAACACCAACAACTTGTAAGTGAGCTCACAGTAAATAATGAATACTCTTCAAATGATAAAAATTTGTGATTAATTGAAGTAGACAGCGTGTTTCAAGAAGATATTAATATTAATAATGTCATATAACCACATGTCCAAAACATGTCGATGCAATGTCTCAATGAATGATGTTATTATGTAATCTGAAAAGTACCGTTTCGGGGTGAAGGCCGGGACGGTATTTTTGCTTTCCTAAAGATTTAAGCAAAGAAGGTGGTTTGAGATGAACACTGTTGACCCTATAAGGGAACCTGAAAAAATTAAACAAATTTGTTCGTACCTAAAGATGAATAATAAAAGGGATTTTATTATGTTCTACACTGGTGCTTATTCAGGACTTAGAATTTCAGACATTCTTAAACTACAGATATGTGATGTTAAAAACAAAGATGTAATCAGGATTCGTGAAAAGAAAACTAAGAAAGAGAAAAAGTTTGAAATAAATCCTGAGTTAAAAAAAGAATTAAAAAAATATTGTGAAGGGAAGAATCCTAACGAATATTTAATACCAAGTAGACAAGGGAAAAATACTCCTTTAAGTCGCGTAAGAGCATATCAGATAATGAAAGAGGTTGGCAATTTATTTGACATACCTGACCTCGGTACTCACACATTAAGAAAAACATTTGGTTATCAACACTATAAACAATTCAAAGATGCAGCATTGTTAATGACAATATTCAATCATTCAAGCCAAAAAATTACTTTAAGGTACATTGGGATTGAGCAGGAAGACATCAATAAAAGCATGAAGAAATTTCGTTTATTTTGATTTGACATTAACATAACGAGAACGTGTTAAACTCATTTCCAATGTTAGCCTAAGATGCATTGATACAAGGCTTTGCAAGGAATATGCCAGTTTAACAGAATAATAGATATGTTAAAGTGAGAAAATTTTTCCTTCTATAATGTATGTAAATTTTAATTTGTTGAGGTGTTAATATGATTGATTATAATTCCAAGCGGTGGGAACGGAAACGGGAACACATTTTAAAGCGTGATGGTTACATGTGTCAGGAAAGTAAACGGTATGGAAAAAGAATCGATGCTGATATGGTTCATCACATCTGGCCTGCTGATGAATATCCTGAGTACGTATGGGAAGATTGGAACCTCATATCCCTTGCAAATAGCGTACACAACAAGATGCATGACAGGCTTACCAAGAAATTGACACCACTGGGAGAAGCATTGAGGAAAAGAACCCCCCCACCCAAGGACAAAAATAATTAACTTTGGGACACCGGGGATAGGGAGGCTTTTCCAATAGACCGGAATTTTTAAAAAAAAGGGGGTTGTTAAAAATGTCAATGTCACCGGAACAAAAAGAAGTTAACAAAATCATTAAAAACACAATTAAAGAAATGCAGGAAGTCAACACCTACAAGCCACAATTTGATGCCACTGTTAAAATTTATGCCGAGACTCAGCAAATTTACAATCGGGCATACAAGGATTTCATTATCAGCGGCGGCAAGATGATGGAGGAGTACACCAATAATTCGGGATTCACAAACATCAGAAAAACTGCAACGTACTTGGCTATTGAAAATTTACGGAGTGACCTTGTTAACTACAGGAGCATTTTGGGACTGACTCCATTAGGCTTGAAAAAAATAAATGACGAAATGAAAGCGAAGAAAAAAACAAGCAAGCTCACACAGGTGATGAGTAAGAATGGCTGATTCTAAAGTTAGTAATTTTGATATTGTAATGGAGTATGCCAGAAGTATCACAAGCTATAAAAAAATTGCTTGTAAAGAACAGATCCAAGGCTGTCAAAGATTTTTAAAGGACTTAGGGAATCCACTATACGACTTTAGGACTGATGATGCCGAATTCGTTATTGAGTTGATTGAAAATACTTTCGTACATATGCAAGGGGAAAAGTTAGACGGCACTCCACTTCGGGGTACGCCTTTTTTATTGGAACCGTTTCATAAATTTATTGTATATAACATTTTGGGGTTTTACCACAAAGGGACTAAAAGAAGACGCTTCAAAGAGGCGTTTATTTTTATTCCCAGAAAAAACATCAAGACAAGTTTTGCCGCTGCTCTTGCGTGGGCCCTTGGTATTTTGGAAAGGCGAAGTGGCAGCAAGGTATATATTGTTGCCGCTGCTTTGAAACAATCCCTTGAAAGCTTCAACTTCATCAATTTCAATCTGGAACAGATGGGAGAGAAGGAAAACTTCCGGGTTATCGACAATAATCAGGAACACAGCATTAGCGGGGATTTGGATGACGGTTCTTTATTTATTCAGGCACTGGCGGCGAACCCGGACAGTCAGGATTCTCTTAACTGTAATATCGGTATAGCTGATGAAATACACGCATACAAGACACCGAAGCAGTACAACATTATCAAGGAAGCTATGAAGGCATACACAAATAAATTGATGATAGGTATTACTACTGCCGGAGACAGTATGACGAGCTTCTGTTATCAAAAGCTTCAGTACTGTAAAAAGATTCTTGATAAGACAGTAACCGATGAGCAGTACTTTGTCTTTATTTGCAAGGCAGATGAAAAAGAGAACGGAGATGTTGACTATACAAACCCGGTAATACATGAGATGGCAAACCCTGCATATGGAGTGTCAATCCGGCCCGACGATATTTTGAATGATTCGTTGCAGGCCATGAACGATCCTCAGTTGAGAAAAGACTTTTTTGCCAAGTCATTAAATGTATTTACTGCCGCACTAAGGGCATACTTCAACATTGATGAATTCAGAAAGTCTGACACAGCTTGCGAAGCAAAGCTGAACATCAAGTCGGAGTGGAAACTGGATAAAAAAATTGAGTTCCTGAAAAACCTGCCCATTGAATGGTATGGCGGTGCGGACTTGTCAAAGCTCCATGACTTGACGGCAGCTGCTCTATATGGAAGCTACATGACCGGGCGGATGATTAAAATAACAAATGAAAAGGGAGAGGTAATAGAAGTACCTGAAGAAATAGATATTATAATCTCCCATTCATGGTTCCCTATAGTTGCGGCAGCTCAGAAGGCAGATGAAGACAGCATTCCGCTATTTGGCTGGAAGGATGACGGCTGGCTTGACATGAGTAATTCGGCAACAGTTAATCATGCTGAGATTGTCAACTGGTTTAAAAAAATGAGAAACATGGGCTTTAAAATAAAGCAGGTTGGGCATGATAGAAAATTCTGTAGAGAATATTTTATTGGAATGAAGAAAGCAAACTTCAATATTATTGACCAACCTCAATATTTCTATAAAAAGTCCGAGGGGTTCAGACGAATAGAACAAAAGGCAAAGGACGGCAATTTATATTATCTCAGCTCTCAGGCATATGAATACTGTGTTCAGAATGTAAGGGCAATAGAGAAAACGGATGACATGGTACAGTATGAAAAGGTTGAGGATTCACAGAGGATTGATATATTCGATGCCTCTGTTTTTGCATGTGTAAGGAAATTGGAAGCATTGGAAAAAGGTAAATTAAGCGGATGGTTTTAGAAGGGTGGTGAGAAAATTGAAAAACCCATTTAGAAGGCATAAGACACGGGCAGACCCGGTAACGTTGTGGCTTAATGGTACGGATGCCAGAGATATACTTTGCCCGGAAGGCTATACGCCATTATCCAAAAATGAAGAAATAAGAAGGTGTGTGTTTAAGATTGCCGATCTGGTGTCCAACATGACAATCATGTTAATGGAGAACGGAAAAAACGGTGATATACGGCTTAAGAATGAACTATCCAAGAAGATTGACATTTACCCAAACAATAACATGACCCGAAAAAACTTCATTCACAAGCTTGTTACTGATATGATACTGACCGGTAATGCAGTTGCATACCCGCAGGTAAAAAACGGCTTGATTGATAACCTGAAAATACTGAATGCCGACAGTCTGCATTTTGATGAAGTGGGGGACAGTTATCAAATAAGGTATAGAGGAACACCATATTACCCTGACGAAGTACTGCATTTTGTTTTGAATCCCGATGATGATTACCCCTTTAAAGGACAAGGCTACACACAGTTGATTAAAGAAACGGTGATGAACCTCCTGCAAGCGAATGTAACTAAAAAAGGTTTTCTGAAAAGTAAATGGAAACCGAGCATGATAATAGCAATCAATTCTGATGCAGAGGAATTGCAGGATCCTGAAAAGCGGTCAAAAATTCTTGGCAGTTACACTAAGACAACTGAAATAGGTGAGCCGTGGTTGATTCCGGCGGGGGAGATTGATGTTAAAACAATACAGCCCCTTACTCTTAATGACCTTGCAATACAGGACAGTATAACCCTAGACTTGAAAGTCATAGCGGCGGCAATAGGAGTTCCCGGCTTTATGGTTGGAGTAGGTGCTTTTAATAAGGAAGAGTACAACAATTTTATTTCGACAACGATAATGTCCATAGCCATGATCCTGCAACAGGAGCTGTCCAAGAAACTTTTATTTTCACCGACAACGTACTTTAAATTCAACCCTAAATCACTTATGCAGTACAACCTTACAGAACAGGTTCAGTTTGTGAAGGAACTTGTGGGCGGAGGTATGCTGAACAGAAATGAAGGAAGGGCAGAGTTTGATTATCCTCCTGTAGATAAACCCGGAATGAACGATTATATTGTACTTGAAAATTACGTTCCTGTTGAGAAGGTTGGAGATCAGAAAAAATTGAAAGGTGGTGATACGGGTGCTGAATAAAAGACACTCCTATTTCAAAAGTGAACTTAAGACTAGGGCAGAGGGCGAAGATGACAAATACATAGAAGGATATTTCTCAGTATTTGAGCAAGAAACAGAACTCTGGCCCCGGTGCTTTGAGAAGATAGCAAGAGGGGCATTCGACAATTCAATAAAAAATAACGATATCCGCTGTTTGTTCAACCATGACAGCGGATTTGTTTTGGGCAGAACAGCAAGTAAAACACTTGAACTGAGAGTGGATTCATATGGCTTGTGGGGTAGGGTAAAGATTAACCCCAATGATTCACAGGCAATGGATGTCTATGCACGGGTTGAAAGAGGGGACATATCAGGATGCTCCTTCGGGTTTGAGCCTAAAGGAGAGGACTATGAGGAAAACGATGACGGATTGCACTGGACAGTAAATGAAGCAGATACCATGGAGGTTTCAATATGTACATTTCCGGCATACCCACAGACAGAAATACAGGCAAGGAAGAAAGACTTCAAGGTGTCTCAAAAAAGAAGCCGGGAGCAAAGGAAGATTGATTTAAAAAAGAAACTGGAGGGGATTAGATGCTAAAACAGCTGAAATTACAGGCAGAGTTAAAGCAAAGAAATGCTGAAATGCAGATTCTACAGGAGAAGAGAACCGATTTTAAGAAAAGGCAGGACGAACTTAAAATGGCTCTAGAGGAAGCAAAGACTGACGAAGATATCGCTCTTGTACAACAGGGTATTGATAGCCTTGAAAATGAAATTGCTGAAGCTGGGACAGATGAAAAAATTACAAGTGCCTCAGCCGAAATCACACGTATTGAGGGAGAACTTGCTGAGATTGAGGCGAGAGGAAACAATCCAAAACCATCTAAAAAAGATATTGAAGAAAGAGGAGGAAACAGTATGAACAGGTATCAGATAAGGGAACTTTTAAAGACAGGGGAGTACTACGAGAGGGCAGAGGTTAAAGAGTTCTATGACAAATTCAAAAACCTCAGAGCAATTGGTGGCGAAGGATTAACAATACCAGAAGTAGTTATTAACCGCATAATGGATATATTGGGAGATTACTCAACGTTATATCCATTGGTCGATAGAATAACCGTAAAAGGAACAGCCAGAATATTAATTGATACTGATACTACCGCAGCAACATGGATTGAACAGACTGGCACATTACCAACCTCGGAAGTCGGGACAATCACAGATATCAGCTTTGACGGTTACAAGATTGGAAAAGTTACTTTTGTTGATAACTCAATGTTACAGGATAGCATAATCAACCTTGATGATTACGTAGTCAAAAAAATTGCACGTGCAATATCACTTGGTCTTGACTTAGCAATATTAAAAGGGACAGGAGCTACTGGTAAACAGCCCGAGGGGATTATCCCTCAGTTGCCAACGACAAACAAAGTTATAGTTACAGATCCAACTGGGTATGCCGATATTGTTAAACCGATTGCTGTAATAGACACAGGTAAAGACAGCATAGGTGAAATTGTTGCAGTCATGAAACGTTCTACATATTATAACAGACTGCTTGGATATAGCGTTCAGCCTACTTCTACAGGGGAAGTTGTTGCAAAATTGCCAAACCTTAAGAACCCTGATTTGTTAGGTTTAAGGGTTGTGTTCAATAATAACATGGACGACGATACAATCCTTTATGGAGATTTTAGCAAGTATACGCTTGTTGAAAGAGAAAATGTATCAATCGACAAGTCAGAGCATGTTAAGTTTACCGAAGACCAGATGGCTTTCAGAGGTAAGGGCAGGTTTGATGGTAAACCAACCAAGAAGGAAGCTTTTGTGCTTGTTACGCTGGAATATACATCCGAGGCATAGGGTATGGATATTATATTAAATCTTCTGAAAATAGACCTTGGTATAACCCATAACTTAAGGGATGATTATTTCACTTCAACGATTATGGCAGCACAAAAGGAAATTGAGGATAGGGGAATAACTCTGGATTTTAGTAATGTGGAAGACCAAATGCTATTATCCGACTATGCTGCATGGAAGTACCGGAAACGTCAGGAAGATGTAGGACTACCTCAAAACTTGACATATAGGTTGAGAAACCGGGTAGTGAAAGCGAGGTCCCAATATGCTGAAACTTAAAAGTATATCTAATAAGGAAAGCATATCTCTGGACCTTGTCTGCTATCTGCTATCAACTACCGTTAGTGATGACAACATAGGGAATCAGGTAGAAACCCCAGTGGAGAGGCTTGTCTACTGTGCTGAGTTACCTGTCAATTCATCCGAATTCTATAATGCAGGACAGTCTGGAATAAAACCTGAACATTTGCTTGTTATAGATTTGGAGGAATACGATGGTGAAACAGCCCTTAAATATGAGGACAAGACATATAGCATATACCGTACATATCCACGGGGCGGAGGGTTGTTGGAATTGTACTGCAACAAGAAAGTGGGTGTTTCATGAGCGACTTGGAAGCACAATTGGCAGCAGTATTGTCTGAGTATTCTACAGAGGTAACTCAGGAGGTAAAAAAGACCTGCAAGGATGTAAGCAAGGAAATGACCGAAGCTATCAGACAGGATAGTAAAACCCTGTTTGACGGTACGGGGAAATATGCTAAAGGTTGGCGGTCAAAGGTGGAATATGAAGACAGAGACAATATCCGGCTGTCCACTTACAATGCAACAGACTATCAGCTGACACACCTACTGGAATTCGGTCACGCTAAAACAGGCGGTGGAAGGGTAGAAGGCAGGCCTCATATTTCTACTAATGAAGAAAAAGCGAAGAAAGACCTTATTGAACGGACTGAAAGGGCGGCACAAAAATGACACAAATTGAGCTGTGCAATCAACTGAAAACAATTGGATATCCCGTGGCATACCACCATTTTACAACATCGCCGGAACCACCTTACATCGTTTATATCAGAACTAATGATGATAATATTTCATCTGACTACAAAATGCATGGAAAGTTTAAAAATTATCAGGTCGAACTTTACAC of the Ruminiclostridium papyrosolvens DSM 2782 genome contains:
- a CDS encoding tyrosine-type recombinase/integrase → MNTVDPIREPEKIKQICSYLKMNNKRDFIMFYTGAYSGLRISDILKLQICDVKNKDVIRIREKKTKKEKKFEINPELKKELKKYCEGKNPNEYLIPSRQGKNTPLSRVRAYQIMKEVGNLFDIPDLGTHTLRKTFGYQHYKQFKDAALLMTIFNHSSQKITLRYIGIEQEDINKSMKKFRLF
- a CDS encoding HNH endonuclease, producing MIDYNSKRWERKREHILKRDGYMCQESKRYGKRIDADMVHHIWPADEYPEYVWEDWNLISLANSVHNKMHDRLTKKLTPLGEALRKRTPPPKDKNN
- a CDS encoding P27 family phage terminase small subunit; translation: MSMSPEQKEVNKIIKNTIKEMQEVNTYKPQFDATVKIYAETQQIYNRAYKDFIISGGKMMEEYTNNSGFTNIRKTATYLAIENLRSDLVNYRSILGLTPLGLKKINDEMKAKKKTSKLTQVMSKNG
- a CDS encoding terminase large subunit, producing the protein MADSKVSNFDIVMEYARSITSYKKIACKEQIQGCQRFLKDLGNPLYDFRTDDAEFVIELIENTFVHMQGEKLDGTPLRGTPFLLEPFHKFIVYNILGFYHKGTKRRRFKEAFIFIPRKNIKTSFAAALAWALGILERRSGSKVYIVAAALKQSLESFNFINFNLEQMGEKENFRVIDNNQEHSISGDLDDGSLFIQALAANPDSQDSLNCNIGIADEIHAYKTPKQYNIIKEAMKAYTNKLMIGITTAGDSMTSFCYQKLQYCKKILDKTVTDEQYFVFICKADEKENGDVDYTNPVIHEMANPAYGVSIRPDDILNDSLQAMNDPQLRKDFFAKSLNVFTAALRAYFNIDEFRKSDTACEAKLNIKSEWKLDKKIEFLKNLPIEWYGGADLSKLHDLTAAALYGSYMTGRMIKITNEKGEVIEVPEEIDIIISHSWFPIVAAAQKADEDSIPLFGWKDDGWLDMSNSATVNHAEIVNWFKKMRNMGFKIKQVGHDRKFCREYFIGMKKANFNIIDQPQYFYKKSEGFRRIEQKAKDGNLYYLSSQAYEYCVQNVRAIEKTDDMVQYEKVEDSQRIDIFDASVFACVRKLEALEKGKLSGWF
- a CDS encoding phage portal protein, whose amino-acid sequence is MRKLKNPFRRHKTRADPVTLWLNGTDARDILCPEGYTPLSKNEEIRRCVFKIADLVSNMTIMLMENGKNGDIRLKNELSKKIDIYPNNNMTRKNFIHKLVTDMILTGNAVAYPQVKNGLIDNLKILNADSLHFDEVGDSYQIRYRGTPYYPDEVLHFVLNPDDDYPFKGQGYTQLIKETVMNLLQANVTKKGFLKSKWKPSMIIAINSDAEELQDPEKRSKILGSYTKTTEIGEPWLIPAGEIDVKTIQPLTLNDLAIQDSITLDLKVIAAAIGVPGFMVGVGAFNKEEYNNFISTTIMSIAMILQQELSKKLLFSPTTYFKFNPKSLMQYNLTEQVQFVKELVGGGMLNRNEGRAEFDYPPVDKPGMNDYIVLENYVPVEKVGDQKKLKGGDTGAE
- a CDS encoding HK97 family phage prohead protease codes for the protein MLNKRHSYFKSELKTRAEGEDDKYIEGYFSVFEQETELWPRCFEKIARGAFDNSIKNNDIRCLFNHDSGFVLGRTASKTLELRVDSYGLWGRVKINPNDSQAMDVYARVERGDISGCSFGFEPKGEDYEENDDGLHWTVNEADTMEVSICTFPAYPQTEIQARKKDFKVSQKRSREQRKIDLKKKLEGIRC
- a CDS encoding phage major capsid protein; the encoded protein is MLKQLKLQAELKQRNAEMQILQEKRTDFKKRQDELKMALEEAKTDEDIALVQQGIDSLENEIAEAGTDEKITSASAEITRIEGELAEIEARGNNPKPSKKDIEERGGNSMNRYQIRELLKTGEYYERAEVKEFYDKFKNLRAIGGEGLTIPEVVINRIMDILGDYSTLYPLVDRITVKGTARILIDTDTTAATWIEQTGTLPTSEVGTITDISFDGYKIGKVTFVDNSMLQDSIINLDDYVVKKIARAISLGLDLAILKGTGATGKQPEGIIPQLPTTNKVIVTDPTGYADIVKPIAVIDTGKDSIGEIVAVMKRSTYYNRLLGYSVQPTSTGEVVAKLPNLKNPDLLGLRVVFNNNMDDDTILYGDFSKYTLVERENVSIDKSEHVKFTEDQMAFRGKGRFDGKPTKKEAFVLVTLEYTSEA
- a CDS encoding phage head closure protein; the encoded protein is MLKLKSISNKESISLDLVCYLLSTTVSDDNIGNQVETPVERLVYCAELPVNSSEFYNAGQSGIKPEHLLVIDLEEYDGETALKYEDKTYSIYRTYPRGGGLLELYCNKKVGVS
- a CDS encoding HK97 gp10 family phage protein, which produces MSDLEAQLAAVLSEYSTEVTQEVKKTCKDVSKEMTEAIRQDSKTLFDGTGKYAKGWRSKVEYEDRDNIRLSTYNATDYQLTHLLEFGHAKTGGGRVEGRPHISTNEEKAKKDLIERTERAAQK